Proteins from a genomic interval of Ptychodera flava strain L36383 chromosome 7, AS_Pfla_20210202, whole genome shotgun sequence:
- the LOC139136989 gene encoding uncharacterized protein, with amino-acid sequence MFQNRFEITGILMKLSVFLSLMVVMTSKRSNGADANTFYNCGATLVPLSEIIDCDQGNIYLSSQDNMNLTLKPGSNGTLQLGDVILGRLLDRLEEISQNVTGMKSRLKSIEEMGQSSLSVGGRDSRSEKLNTHPIKSTSVVSTIDPASVVSTTESIYTIESTSTVSTTEPTSVVPTIDPTSVVSTIDPTSVVSTIEFTFGMSMRDDDPDDVGASLSNRGSTSSQIPSISEADDVGRSGFAPSLDTSYTFHRFLIILHVFFSAKIPN; translated from the exons ATGTTTCAAAATCGTTTTGAAATAACGGGCATTCTGATGAAGCTATCGGTTTTCTTGTCGTTGATGGTTGTCATGACATCAAAACG CAGCAACGGTGCGGACGCGAACACGTTCTATAACTGTGGTGCAACTTTGGTCCCTCTCTCCGAAATAATTGACTGCGACCAGGGAAACATTTATCTATCTTCCCAAGATAATATGAATCTGACACTGAAG CCTGGAAGTAATGGTACACTTCAACTTGGTGACGTCATTTTAGGGCGACTACTTGACAGACTGGAGGAAATATCTCAG AACGTGACTGGAATGAAATCAAGGCTGAAGAGCATTGAAGAAATGGGCCAAAGTTCGCTATCAGTCGGTGGACGTGACAGTAGAAGTGAAAAATTGAACACTCATCCGATCAAGTCTACTTCCGTTGTGTCCACAATCGATCCTGCTTCCGTGGTGTCCACGACTGAGTCTATTTACACGATCGAATCTACTTCCACCGTGTCTACGACTGAGCCCACTTCCGTCGTGCCCACAATCGACCCTACTTCCGTCGTGTCCACTATCGACCCTACTTCCGTCGTGTCCACGATCGAGTTCACTTTCGGTATGTCGATGAGAGACGAT GACCCGGATGATGTTGGCGCCAGCCTTTCCAACCGCGGTTCAACCAGCTCACAAATTCCGTCGATTTCAGAGGCGGATGATGTTGGGCGATCGGGATTCGCGCCCTCTTTGGATACTTCGTACACATTTCATCGGTTTCTCATAATATTGCACGTGTTCTTCTCGGCCAAGATTCCGAATTAA